In one window of Macadamia integrifolia cultivar HAES 741 chromosome 2, SCU_Mint_v3, whole genome shotgun sequence DNA:
- the LOC122061201 gene encoding rho GDP-dissociation inhibitor 1-like translates to MSLAIGAASSSKNMGFDERKDGGEENRISGSSKGIPPPSPTPTEEALREGEKFNRQMSEASLYGTEEEDDEESKIELGPQCTLKEQIEKDQGDESLRRWKEQLLGRVDLESVGETLEADVKILSLYIISPGRPEIVLTIPEDGKPKGPWFTLKEGSHYSLKVAFKVCNNIVSGLKYTNTVWKTGLKVDSTKEMLGTFSPQAEPYTHEMPEETTPSGMFARGSYSARTKFVDDDNKCYLEINYTFDIRKEWPST, encoded by the exons ATGTCTTTGGCTATTGGAGCTGCTTCTAGTTCCAAGAACATGGGTTTTGATGAAAGAAAAGATGGTGGGGAGGAGAATCGTATCTCAGGATCTTCAAAAGGCATACCTCCACCATCTCCAACTCCGACAGAAGAGGCTCTTCGAGAAGGAGAGAAGTTCAATAGACAGATGAGTGAGGCTTCTCTGTATGGTACtgaggaagaggatgatgaagaAAGTAAAATAGAGTTGGGTCCTCAGTGCACATTGAAGGAGCAGATTGAGAAGGATCAG GGAGACGAGAGTCTGAGGAGGTGGAAGGAACAACTTCTGGGGAGGGTGGATTTGGAATCTGTTGGAG AAACTTTGGAAGCAGACGTTAAGATCCTGAGCCTTTATATCATCTCCCCTGGAAGACCTGAAATTGTTCTTACCATTCCCGAGGATGGAAAACCCAAGGGCCCATGGTTTACTTTAAAAGAGGGTAGCCATTACAGCCTAAAAGTCGCCTTCAAGGTCTGCAATAACATTGTCTCTGGCCTAAAATACACCAATACAGTTTGGAAAACTGGTCTCAAGG TGGACAGCACAAAAGAGATGCTTGGAACCTTCAGTCCACAGGCAGAGCCTTACACACATGAGATGCCAGAAGAGACCACCCCCTCTGGCATGTTTGCTAGAGGATCATATTCAGCAAGAACAAAG tttgttGATGATGACAACAAGTGCTACTTGGAGATCAACTACACCTTTGACATCAGGAAAGAATGGCCTTCCACCTAG